The following are from one region of the Yoonia sp. R2331 genome:
- a CDS encoding terminase small subunit protein, whose translation MASDEKQTGRPSSYTEETADKICERIADGESLRTICLDDDMPNKSTVFRWLANIETFKDQYAHAREAQADTYVDEIADIADDASNDWMAKNDPANEGLALNGEHIQRSRLRIDARKWMAGKLRPKKYGEKLDLNHGGTVNVTLESDADRL comes from the coding sequence ATGGCTTCTGATGAAAAGCAAACGGGGCGGCCTTCTTCGTATACCGAAGAAACGGCTGACAAAATATGTGAGCGCATTGCAGACGGCGAGAGCCTGCGAACGATCTGCCTTGATGATGATATGCCCAACAAATCAACCGTGTTTCGGTGGTTGGCGAATATCGAAACATTTAAGGACCAGTACGCGCACGCGCGAGAGGCACAAGCCGACACTTACGTTGACGAAATTGCCGACATCGCCGATGACGCATCTAACGACTGGATGGCGAAGAATGACCCCGCGAACGAAGGGCTTGCCCTGAACGGTGAGCACATCCAGCGTTCTAGGCTTCGCATTGACGCAAGAAAGTGGATGGCGGGAAAGCTTCGGCCTAAGAAGTACGGCGAGAAGCTGGACCTGAACCACGGCGGCACGGTCAACGTCACCCTTGAAAGCGATGCCGACCGCCTGTGA
- a CDS encoding phage terminase large subunit has protein sequence MTYRRNPGQERIRELFTSGKRFPLVYGGSRSGKTFEIVGTIAERTLLAPGSRHLIVRQEGTSAKRAIVKGTWPEVMALRFPGVKYEWKEQYGYFLMENGSEVWVGGLNDEKALEKILGNEYATIYPNEASEIKYSAFTLLRSRLAQTVKTVTGKELSQRFYVDLNPTTRQHWTYRLWIDGIDPETQEMVDTSKYGHVVVNPMDNVENLSQEYLNDLRSLPARAKKRFYDGQYVEDAEDALWRRDMIQRTQNPPTMKRIVVALDPAVTTEAGSDETGIICAGVDFSGNGYVIEDGSGRHRPEEWARQAIAIMRLRGADRIVAEVNQGGDMVENTIRAHSTTVPYRGVRATRGKVLRAEPIAALYERKKIYHVGEFPELEDQMCTFTTGFDRKAAGYSPDRVDALVWAFTDLFPELSAPPNDEPDYEEPAYGQNEATGY, from the coding sequence GTGACCTACCGCAGGAATCCCGGCCAAGAGCGGATCAGGGAGTTATTCACATCGGGCAAGCGATTTCCGCTTGTCTACGGCGGTTCGCGTTCGGGGAAAACGTTTGAGATTGTTGGAACAATTGCAGAGCGCACCCTTTTGGCTCCCGGCTCACGGCACCTGATTGTCAGGCAGGAGGGCACTTCGGCAAAGCGGGCAATTGTCAAAGGCACATGGCCTGAGGTGATGGCCTTGCGCTTTCCCGGCGTCAAATACGAATGGAAAGAGCAATATGGCTATTTTCTGATGGAAAACGGGTCGGAGGTTTGGGTTGGCGGGCTTAATGACGAGAAGGCCCTGGAGAAAATACTCGGCAACGAATACGCGACAATCTATCCCAACGAAGCATCGGAAATTAAATATAGCGCTTTCACGCTTCTTAGGTCGCGTCTGGCGCAAACGGTCAAGACGGTAACCGGCAAGGAACTATCGCAACGGTTCTATGTGGACCTGAATCCCACAACGCGCCAGCACTGGACTTACCGTCTGTGGATTGACGGGATCGACCCCGAGACGCAGGAAATGGTTGATACCAGCAAGTACGGACACGTGGTCGTCAATCCGATGGACAACGTGGAGAACCTTTCTCAGGAGTACCTGAACGACCTGCGCTCACTGCCAGCCCGCGCCAAGAAGCGTTTCTATGATGGGCAGTACGTCGAGGACGCCGAAGATGCCCTGTGGCGGCGCGACATGATCCAGCGGACGCAGAACCCGCCGACCATGAAGCGGATCGTTGTTGCGCTTGACCCGGCGGTCACGACTGAGGCGGGATCAGATGAAACCGGCATTATCTGCGCTGGCGTGGATTTTTCGGGCAATGGGTATGTGATCGAGGACGGGTCGGGCAGGCATCGCCCGGAAGAATGGGCGCGTCAGGCGATTGCGATTATGCGTCTTCGTGGCGCTGACCGGATCGTGGCAGAGGTCAACCAAGGCGGGGACATGGTGGAAAACACCATACGCGCCCACAGTACGACAGTGCCCTACAGGGGTGTCAGGGCAACGCGCGGCAAGGTTCTACGGGCGGAGCCAATTGCAGCCCTCTACGAGCGTAAGAAGATCTACCACGTTGGCGAGTTTCCCGAACTTGAAGACCAGATGTGTACGTTCACGACCGGCTTTGACCGCAAGGCGGCGGGCTATTCGCCCGACCGCGTTGATGCGCTGGTCTGGGCCTTCACAGATTTGTTCCCTGAGTTGTCAGCGCCGCCTAACGATGAGCCGGACTACGAAGAACCCGCCTACGGGCAAAACGAAGCGACGGGGTATTAG